The sequence below is a genomic window from Brachyhypopomus gauderio isolate BG-103 chromosome 5, BGAUD_0.2, whole genome shotgun sequence.
TCCTGTTCATGCAGCAATTTGCCCAGATTGTACAAGCAGCTGGCCACCGAGCTTTTGTGAGCATGAGGGTCCTTCAGATTCTCGTCCGGGATGGCAGCACAGGTCTGAAATGTGTTTTTGGCCTCCTCTACATTGCCTTGAGACACCAGAATAATACCAGTGTTCAAATACGCAGCTGTAAAGGAGACAGAAGACGCAAGACAAATAGTGAGGAGGAGCTTGAGGGGAATGAAGAGAAGAACAGAGTTTTACTGAGGGAGCGAGtgtaaaatgactgatttattcACCTGTAAATCCTTAAAGACCATCACTAGCGCAGATTAgttataaacaaataaaaaccagaCTACGAAGTGTAATTCACTGAAATTAAGAAGAGTGAGTTCCATAACAGACTCTGCTGTGGGATTtatatgaaagacagagatcAGGTCTTACAGGCCAGGGTGGGTCTGCTCCCGATAGCCAGTTTATAATAATGTAGGGCTTCGGAGAAGCGATCATTCTCCTGCAACAGCAATCCCCTGAATGAGAGGTTGAGGGACAGATGATGAGGTGTAGTGCCCAGGCGTGTAGACCACCTGTTTAAAGGCTGAATAGTGTGGGTAACTGCACCACTTTAAGCAAGAGCAGTGCTTGTCTGCACCCTCCAAAACCAGCTAATCAGGCTTGATGAAATAACAATCACACAGTTTGGCAAGGACAAggggaaaaatgctgtttcaAAATGACTGTGAGGGCAGTAAGACAGAAACTCACAAGTTGTAAAGCATATCAGCCATGTTTCCACGGTAGTATAGGGCATTTCTGTAAGCTTCCTCTGCCTCTGCCATCTTATCCTGGTTCTTCAAGACATTGCCAAGGTTACCCCAAGCTGAGAAATGGAAATGTTGCTTAATAATTGTTAGAATGTATGTCTCCATTTTTAGAACTTTTGAAACATTCTCAAATGTTTGTAAGTATCAAAGGACAACAGTCAAGTCAATTTACATAAAAGACATCAAACACCTAAAAATCACAACCCGTCGTACCTTTAGCAGGGTTGACAACGATGCCAGACCTGTAGAGCGTGTCCTCGTTCTGCCAGTCCTGGTTCCTGCGGACGGTTCTGAGACTGTAGAGCAGGAGGAGCCCGGCAGTGCAGGCCAGCAGTAGCACCCTGGAGCTCCGCTGCCGTGCCCGTGCAGACAGCGTCCGCAGCCCCAGCACCACCAGCAGACAGAAGCCCATGCTGGGGATGTAGAGCACTCTCTCAGCCACCACGAAGCCCACATAGAAGAACAGGTTGGTGGCTGGGAGAAAAGGCAAAGCCAGCAGGCCCAGGGAGAAGACCACCATGTTTTCCTTGGATGGCAAAGATGCGTGAGTGGAaaagaggaggtgtgtggtacACCCATTCTGGTTGTTCTCAGGAAAATTTACTGGGGTGAAGCCATTGTGGTGGTGATTGCTGTCATGGTGATGACTGCTGTCTAGGTGATGGAAAGTGTGGCCATTAGTCAGGACTTTTCCGTTGGTGATGTGGGATTTTCCGTTGGTCTTATGGAATGTGGCAGAATTCTTGCTTCTCAGGCCAAACCATGCAAGTAGTACAAAGCCTGTATAGAAGGCAAGTGAGCAAAAGTTCCTCAGATCACAAACAGTTCGAAGCAGGGGTATGGCCTCCATGGACCAATCAAAGCTGAGAGTGTAAGGGCAGAGGAGGAGCCAGGCATTGGCCGCCGGGAGATAAAGAAAAGTAAGTGTTCTcgtgaggagatgaggagaatCAGCTGCCGGGTTGTCAGAGTTGGAGAAGTTTGGCGGTTTGTTGCCCATCCAGTACAACCGAGCTGCCAACAGGACCATCCCCCAACCAGCCAGCCAAGCCAGACTAACCAGCAGACTCACATTCCTCCtctgaaaaagaaagagaggacCACATGCATGTTAGACTTATATAATAATTCTGCAGCAGCATTCATGTGTTACAACTTAAAAACAAGTCTCAAAACAAAACTTTCAACTCAGGCCGAGTTTCTGATTCACTCTCTAGCTTGATATCATTTTGAAGTAGCTCCATGCACTTCTGTAACAGACCTTAAGATTTCCTTCTCAGAATATGACAATGTGATTGGATCCATTTATAAATATCGAGTGAAATACTGGACTATTTTCTCAGGCTGTCTGGAGGAgatgttctgtcctttgctacACTCACTAAATGCTCAACATTGTTGGCAATGAGTGGATGAGCAATTTCCTCCACATAGCCAGGAACAACGGAGTCTCTCTCTTAAGAAAACATgttgtattttaaaataaacacattTGTTTAACACA
It includes:
- the tmtc2a gene encoding protein O-mannosyl-transferase TMTC2 isoform X2 is translated as MVLLAARLYWMGNKPPNFSNSDNPAADSPHLLTRTLTFLYLPAANAWLLLCPYTLSFDWSMEAIPLLRTVCDLRNFCSLAFYTGFVLLAWFGLRSKNSATFHKTNGKSHITNGKVLTNGHTFHHLDSSHHHDSNHHHNGFTPVNFPENNQNGCTTHLLFSTHASLPSKENMVVFSLGLLALPFLPATNLFFYVGFVVAERVLYIPSMGFCLLVVLGLRTLSARARQRSSRVLLLACTAGLLLLYSLRTVRRNQDWQNEDTLYRSGIVVNPAKAWGNLGNVLKNQDKMAEAEEAYRNALYYRGNMADMLYNLGLLLQENDRFSEALHYYKLAIGSRPTLASAYLNTGIILVSQGNVEEAKNTFQTCAAIPDENLKDPHAHKSSVASCLYNLGKLLHEQDHQEEALVMYKEAVKKMPHHFAPQSLYNMMGEAYMRLNKLEEAGYWYRESLKAKPDHVPAHLTYGKLLSMMGHTEDAEHYFLKAIDLEPTKGNSYMHYGQFLLERSRLSEAAAMAEKAADLDSSEFDVVFSAAHMLRQASLNDAAERYYRRAADLRPNYAAALMNLGAILHLNRKLQEAEVHYLHALQLKPDDLITQSNLHKLWNVMHKQGLSSKGS